Proteins encoded together in one Prunus dulcis chromosome 3, ALMONDv2, whole genome shotgun sequence window:
- the LOC117621609 gene encoding probable 2-oxoglutarate-dependent dioxygenase AOP1, with amino-acid sequence MGSETPPKLPVLDFSNQSLTPGTTEWNTVRAQVHNALEEYGCFEALFNKVPSHIRKSIFPSIEELFDLPLQTKLQNVSKKPFHGYVGQYPMVPLYESMGVDDANIYEQVQSLTNTLWPQGNPSFCKTIQSFSEQVSELDQIIRRMILESLGLEKYLEEHLESTNYLLRVMKYKGPRTNETKLGLNAHTDKNIVTILYQNQVDGLEVQNKDGKWINVKPSPDSFIAMIGDSLYAWTNGRLHSPYHRVMMSGNEVRYSTGLFSIPKEGYIIKAPEEVVDEEHPLLFKPFDHVQFLGFYYSEAGQRAHSALKTYCGVQDFAFSN; translated from the exons ATGGGCTCAGAAACACCTCCCAAACTTCCCGTCTTAGATTTTTCCAACCAAAGCCTAACTCCAGGCACCACAGAATGGAACACAGTGAGAGCCCAAGTCCACAATGCACTCGAAGAGTATGGTTGCTTCGAGGCATTGTTTAACAAAGTCCCTTCACACATTCGAAAGTCCATATTTCCATCAATTGAAGAGCTTTTCGACCTCCCTTTGCAAACCAAATTGCAAAATGTTTCCAAGAAACCCTTCCATGGCTATGTTGGGCAGTACCCCATGGTGCCACTCTACGAAAGCATGGGGGTTGATGATGCCAACATCTACGAACAAGTTCAAAGCTTGACAAACACCTTGTGGCCTCAAGGAAACCCAAGCTTTTG CAAAACTATACAATCCTTCTCGGAGCAAGTTTCAGAGTTGGATCAAATCATCAGGAGGATGATTCTGGAGAGCTTGgggcttgagaagtacttggAGGAACACCTAGAATCAACCAACTACCTTCTTCGAGTGATGAAATATAAGGGACCTCGAACCAACGAGACTAAGTTGGGGCTAAATGCTCACACAGACAAGAACATTGTCACCATTTTGTACCAAAACCAAGTTGATGGGTTAGAAGTACAAAACAAAGATGGCAAATGGATCAATGTCAAGCCTTCACCGGACTCTTTCATCGCCATGATCGGCGATTCCCTCTAC GCATGGACAAATGGGAGGCTGCATTCTCCATATCATAGGGTTATGATGAGTGGAAATGAGGTTAGGTACTCAACTGGATTGTTCTCTATCCCTAAAGAAGGctacataataaaagccccagAGGAGGTTGTGGATGAAGAGCACCCTTTGCTTTTTAAGCCCTTTGATCATGTTCAATTTCTTGGGTTCTATTATTCAGAGGCTGGGCAGAGAGCTCACTCTGCTTTGAAGACTTACTGTGGTGTCCAAGACTTTGCCTTTTCTAATTAG
- the LOC117620736 gene encoding pleiotropic drug resistance protein 1-like isoform X2 — protein sequence MESGGNGLQLGSSLRWRNNGVEAFSRSLRDEDEEEALKWAALEKLPTYNRLKKGILITPTGEASEIDIPNLGFQERKELIGRFLKGSEEDNERFLLKIKNRIDRVGIDLPTIEVRIENLNVEAETYAGSRALPTLFNFIVNILEGFLNGLHILSSRKTHLSILHNVSGIIKPSRMTLLLGPPSSGKTTLLQALAGKLDLDLKLSGRVTYNGHEMNEFLPQKTAAYISQHDLHIGEMTVRETLAFSARCQGVGTRYDMLAELSRREKAANIKPDPDIDVFMKAIATEGQEVNVVTDYILKILGLEVCADTKVGNDMLRGISGGQRKRVTTGEMLVGPAKVLFMDEISTGLDSSTTFQIVNSIKQYIHILNGTAVITLLQPAPETYELFDDIILLSDGRIVYQGPLEHVLEFFESMGFKCPERKGIADFLQEVTSSKDQEQYWACKDEPYSFVTVKEFSEAFQSFHVGQKLRDELSIPFDKRKNHPAALTTKEYGLKMEELLKVCFSREYLLIKRNSFVYIFKLTQLTLMALITMTLFLRTEMPRGSVDDGGVYMGALFSIVVRIMFNGMPELAMTILKLPIFYKQRDLFFYPAWAYALPTWILKIPMTFVEIAVWVFITYYVIGFDPNIERFLRQYLLLLLVNQMASALFRLIAAMCRNLIVANTVGSFSLLTLSTLGGFVLSRDDVKKWWVWGYWISPMMYAQNAIVVNELLGESWRHVLPNSTVSLGIEVLKSRGFFPHACWYWIGVGAMTGFVLLFNICYIVALSKLNPLAKPQVVKLEDQSNEHDGRIKKTSQLMRSQNSSSQRTKTDSKDESVTEIAVESIRNGRRGMVLPFEQHSITFNEITYSVDMPQEMKIQGVLEDKLMLLKGVSGAFRPGVLTALMGVSGAGKTTLMDVLAGRKTGGYIEGDIKISGYPKKQETFARISGYCEQNDIHSPHVTVYESLLYSAWLRLPPEVESETRKMFIEEVMELVELTRLRQALVGLPGVSGLSTEQRKRLTIAVELVANPSIIFMDEPTSGLDARAAAIVMRTVRNTVDTGRTVVCTIHQPSIDIFEAFDELLLLKRGGEEIFVGPLGHHSCHLIKYFEGIEGVSKIKDGYNPATWMLELTTSAEELALGIDFAQVYKNSKLFRTNKKLIKDLSKPAPSSKDLHFPTQYSQSFLTQSMVCLWKQHWSYWRNPLYTAVRLLFTTFMALLLGTMFWNLGSQMKRQQDLFNAMGSMYIAVFFLGVQNATSVQPVVAIERTVFYREKAAGMYSALAYALAQVLIELPYILVQTVVYGVIIYKMIGFELTLVKFFWYLFFMYFTLLYFTFSGMMIVAVSPNHHIASIVTYASYGLWNLFSGFIVPRPRIPIWWRWYYWACPVAWTLYGLVASQFGDLNDTIDNGQTVKQFLDDYFGFRHDFVVVVAAGHVGFTVLFGFIFSVSVMAFNFQTR from the exons atggagAGTGGTGGCAATGGTCTCCAATTAGGCAGTTCTTTGAGATGGAGGAACAATGGTGTGGAAGCTTTCTCAAGGTCTTTGCGTGacgaagacgaagaagaagctCTTAAATGGGCAGCACTTGAGAAGCTTCCTACTTATAATCGTTTGAAGAAAGGCATACTCATTACGCCCACTGGCGAAGCTAGTGAAATTGACATACCAAATCTTGGttttcaagaaagaaaagaattgaTTGGGAGGTTTCTGAAAGGTTCTGAAGAGGACAATGAGAGGTTCTTGTTGAAGATCAAAAACCGTATTGATAG AGTAGGAATTGATCTTCCAACAATTGAGGTTCGAATTGAGAATCTAAATGTAGAAGCAGAAACTTATGCAGGAAGCAGAGCTTTGCCTACACTCTTTAACTTCATCGTTAACATACTCGAG GGCTTCTTGAATGGTCTCCATATTCTTTCAAGTAGAAAGACACATTTGTCTATCCTCCACAATGTTAGTGGAATCATAAAGCCTAGCAG AATGACATTGCTATTGGGTCCTCCAAGTTCTGGCAAGACCACACTCTTACAGGCTTTAGCTGGAAAGCTCGATCTAGATCTAAAG CTTTCTGGAAGGGTGACTTATAATGGCCAtgaaatgaatgaatttcTACCCCAAAAAACTGCTGCTTACATCAGTCAACATGATCTACACATTGGAGAAATGACTGTAAGGGAAACCTTGGCCTTTTCTGCAAGATGCCAGGGGGTCGGGACGCGCTATG ATATGCTTGCAGAGCTGTCCAGAAGAGAGAAAGCTGCCAATATCAAGCCTGATCCAGACATTGATGTCTTCATGAAG GCAATAGCCACAGAAGGACAGGAGGTGAATGTAGTGACAGATTACATTCTAAAG aTTCTGGGACTGGAAGTCTGTGCTGATACCAAAGTAGGGAATGACATGTTAAGAGGTATCTCAGGAGGACAAAGAAAACGTGTTACAACGG GTGAGATGCTTGTTGGACCTGCAAAGGTACTGTTCATGGATGAGATATCTACTGGTTTGGACAGCTCGACAACATTTCAAATTGTGAATTCAATCAAGCAATACATTCACATTCTTAATGGAACGGCTGTCATCACACTCCTCCAGCCAGCACCAGAGACTTATGAGCTTTTTGATGATATTATCCTCCTCTCGGATGGCCGGATTGTGTACCAGGGTCCCCTTGAACATGTGCTTGAGTTTTTTGAATCTATGGGCTTTAAATGTCCTGAGAGGAAAGGCATTGCTGACTTCCTACAAGAG GTGACATCAAGTAAAGATCAGGAACAGTATTGGGCATGCAAAGATGAACCATATAGTTTCGTTACAGTCAAGGAATTTTCCGAAGCATTCCAATCATTCCATGTGGGACAGAAACTTAGAGATGAACTGTCAATTCCATTTGACAAGAGAAAAAACCACCCAGCAGCTTTGACAACCAAAGAATATGGTCTTAAAATGGAAGAACTGTTGAAAGTTTGCTTCTCAAGAGAATATTTGCTAATAAAGAGGAATTCCTTTGTCTACATCTTCAAGCTGACACAA CTGACACTTATGGCTCTGATTACGATGACACTCTTCCTACGAACTGAGATGCCCCGTGGTTCAGTAGATGATGGAGGAGTTTATATGGGTGCTTTGTTCTCCATAGTGGTCAGGATCATGTTTAATGGGATGCCAGAGCTTGCAATGACCATTCTCAAGCTTCCCATCTTTTACAAGCAAAGAGACCTCTTCTTCTATCCTGCATGGGCATATGCTCTTCCAACATGGATTCTCAAGATCCCCATGACATTTGTAGAAATAGCAGTTTGGGTGTTTATTACATATTATGTGATTGGATTCGACCCTAATATTGAACG GTTTCTTAGGCAATATCTACTGCTGCTACTTGTTAACCAGATGGCTTCTGCGTTATTCCGTTTAATTGCAGCAATGTGTAGGAATTTGATTGTTGCGAACACGGTGGGGTCATTCTCGTTGCTCACACTTTCTACGCTGGGAGGCTTCGTGCTTTCTAGAG ATGATGTTAAAAAGTGGTGGGTTTGGGGTTACTGGATTTCGCCTATGATGTACGCTCAAAATGCAATAGTAGTTAATGAGTTACTTGGTGAAAGTTGGAgacat GTACTTCCAAACTCAACAGTATCTCTGGGAATTGAAGTTTTAAAGTCCCGCGGGTTCTTTCCTCATGCATGCTGGTATTGGATAGGTGTTGGGGCAATGACCGGATTTGTATTACTATTCAATATTTGTTACATTGTAGCTCTCTCCAAGCTAAATC CACTTGCGAAACCTCAGGTTGTAAAATTAGAAGATCAAAGCAATGAACATGATGGCAGAATAAAGAAAACTAGTCAATTAATGCGCAGTCAAAATAGCTCAAGTCAACGAACCAAGACAG ACAGTAAAGATGAAAGTGTGACAGAAATTGCAGTTGAGTCTATTCGTAACGGGAGGAGAGGGATGGTTCTTCCATTTGAACAACATTCCATCACATTCAATGAAATTACATACTCAGTTGACATGCCAcag GAAATGAAGATCCAAGGTGTCCTAGAGGACAAATTAATGCTTCTGAAGGGTGTGAGTGGTGCTTTCAGGCCAGGTGTTTTGACAGCTCTGATGGGAGTGAGTGGTGCTGGTAAAACCACTCTCATGGATGTACTGGCGGGTAGGAAAACTGGTGGATATATTGAAGGGGACATCAAAATTTCCGGCTACCCCAAGAAGCAAGAAACCTTTGCCCGGATTTCTGGATACTGTGAGCAAAATGACATCCACTCCCCTCATGTTACTGTCTATGAGTCATTGCTTTACTCAGCATGGCTTCGTTTGCCACCTGAAGTCGAGTCTGAAACCAGAAAG ATGTTCATTGAGGAAGTGATGGAACTTGTGGAACTGACACGGTTGAGGCAAGCGCTTGTGGGGTTGCCTGGTGTAAGTGGTCTTTCAACTGAGCAGCGCAAGAGGCTAACCATTGCAGTTGAGCTAGTAGCAAACCCCTCGATAATATTCATGGATGAGCCAACTTCAGGGTTAGATGCAAGAGCTGCTGCAATCGTCATGAGAACAGTTAGGAACACCGTGGATACTGGAAGAACAGTTGTTTGCACCATCCACCAGCCCAGCATTGACATATTTGAAGCTTTTGATGAG CTACTCCTACTGAAGCGcggaggagaagaaatattTGTTGGGCCATTGGGTCACCATTCTTGCCATCTAATCAAGTATTTTGAG GGAATTGAAGGAGTGAGTAAAATAAAAGATGGTTATAACCCAGCAACTTGGATGTTGGAACTTACAACCTCAGCAGAAGAACTAGCTTTGGGGATTGATTTTGCCCAAGtttacaaaaattcaaaactattCAG GACAAACAAGAAACTTATTAAAGACTTAAGCAAACCCGCACCTTCTTCAAAGGACCTCCATTTTCCTACTCAATATTCGCAATCATTTCTCACCCAATCCATGGTTTGCTTATGGAAACAACATTGGTCCTATTGGCGCAACCCATTATACACTGCAGTAAGACTTCTCTTTACAACTTTCATGGCGTTGCTGTTGGGGACAATGTTCTGGAACCTCGGCTCCCAAAT GAAAAGGCAACAAGATCTGTTCAATGCAATGGGCTCTATGTACATTGCTGTTTTCTTCCTTGGGGTCCAAAATGCTACATCAGTGCAGCCTGTAGTTGCTATTGAAAGAACAGTCTTCTACAGAGAAAAGGCTGCAGGGATGTATTCAGCCTTGGCATATGCATTGGCACAG GTTTTGATTGAGCTCCCATACATTTTAGTACAAACTGTGGTCTATGGAGTCATAATTTATAAGATGATCGGGTTCGAGTTGACTCTTGTCAAATTCTTTTGGTATCTATTCTTTATGTACTTCACATTGTTGTACTTCACATTTTCTGGCATGATGATTGTGGCTGTGTCACCAAATCATCACATTGCTTCTATTGTTACCTATGCATCTTATGGACTGTGGAACCTCTTTTCAGGCTTCATTGTCCCACGACCG AGGATTCCTATATGGTGGAGATGGTACTACTGGGCATGTCCTGTGGCTTGGACCTTGTATGGATTGGTTGCTTCTCAGTTTGGAGACCTAAACGATACGATCGACAATGGACAAACAGTCAAACAATTTTTGGATGATTACTTTGGTTTCAGACATGATTTTGTGGTAGTAGTTGCAGCAGGGCATGTAGGGTTTACAGTGCTCTTTGGATTCATATTTTCCGTTTCGGTTATGGCGTTTAATTTCCAAACACGATAG